One genomic segment of Agromyces intestinalis includes these proteins:
- a CDS encoding nucleotide sugar dehydrogenase has translation MRIAVIALGKIGLPLATQFAERGHEVVGVDVNDDLVAQVNAGREPFPGEAGLAERLGRLVPSGRLRATTDYADAVPGADAVVVVVPLFVDNDTWEPDFGWMDAATAALAEHLTPGTLVSYETTLPVGTTRTRWKPMIEAGSGLIEGEDFDLVFSPERVLSGRVFADLRRYPKLIGALGERGAARARAFYESVLEFDERDDLARPNGVWDLGSAEAAELAKLAETTYRDVNIGLANQFALFADQVGVDVYGVIEACNSQPYSHIHRPGIAVGGHCIPVYPRLYLATDPEADIVRTARILNASMPERTVVQAESLLGDLAGRTVAVLGAAYRGGVKETAFSGVFPTVDALRRRGASVRVHDPLYSDDELRGFGWEPYALGEPVDAAILQADHAVYRDLAPADLPGIRLLVDGRNATDPARWAGVPRMVIGGTVA, from the coding sequence GTGCGAATCGCAGTCATCGCCCTCGGCAAGATCGGACTCCCGCTCGCGACCCAGTTCGCCGAACGCGGCCACGAGGTCGTCGGCGTCGACGTCAACGACGACCTGGTGGCGCAGGTCAACGCCGGTCGCGAACCCTTCCCGGGCGAGGCGGGGCTCGCCGAGCGCCTCGGCCGCCTCGTGCCGAGCGGCCGGCTGCGGGCGACCACCGACTACGCCGACGCGGTGCCCGGCGCCGACGCGGTCGTCGTGGTGGTGCCCCTCTTCGTCGATAACGACACGTGGGAGCCCGATTTCGGGTGGATGGACGCGGCGACCGCCGCGCTCGCCGAGCACCTCACGCCCGGCACGCTCGTCTCGTACGAGACCACGCTGCCGGTCGGCACCACCCGAACCCGTTGGAAGCCGATGATCGAGGCGGGATCGGGCCTGATCGAGGGTGAGGACTTCGACCTCGTGTTCTCACCCGAGCGGGTGCTCAGCGGCCGCGTCTTCGCCGACCTGCGTCGCTACCCGAAGCTCATCGGCGCGCTCGGAGAACGCGGCGCGGCGCGAGCGCGCGCCTTCTACGAGTCGGTGCTCGAGTTCGACGAGCGCGACGACCTGGCGCGCCCGAACGGGGTGTGGGATCTGGGCAGCGCCGAGGCGGCCGAACTCGCGAAGCTGGCCGAGACCACCTACCGCGACGTCAACATCGGGCTCGCGAACCAGTTCGCGCTGTTCGCCGACCAGGTCGGCGTCGACGTCTACGGCGTCATCGAGGCGTGCAACTCGCAGCCCTACAGCCACATCCACCGGCCCGGTATCGCCGTCGGCGGCCACTGCATCCCGGTCTACCCGCGGCTCTACCTCGCGACCGACCCCGAGGCCGACATCGTGCGCACCGCGCGGATCCTCAACGCCTCGATGCCCGAACGCACGGTCGTGCAGGCCGAGTCGCTCCTCGGCGACCTCGCCGGCCGCACCGTCGCGGTGCTCGGCGCGGCGTACCGCGGGGGAGTGAAGGAGACGGCGTTCTCGGGCGTGTTCCCGACGGTCGACGCACTGCGTCGCCGCGGAGCGAGCGTGCGCGTGCACGACCCGCTGTACAGCGACGACGAGCTGCGCGGGTTCGGGTGGGAGCCGTACGCACTCGGCGAGCCCGTCGACGCGGCGATCCTCCAGGCCGATCACGCGGTGTACCGTGACCTCGCGCCCGCCGACCTGCCGGGCATCCGCCTGCTCGTCGACGGCCGGAATGCGACCGACCCCGCCCGGTGGGCGGGCGTGCCCCGCATGGTCATCGGCGGCACCGTGGCCTGA
- a CDS encoding acyltransferase family protein, giving the protein MTHTDRIAWLDVAKATAIVLIVLFHTTDWFLRDVAPGLNIAGLAPWAVLSTALIPVRIPLFFLVSGVLAARAVERPWRRLAGTRFLDLLWPFAIWTALVAPVWMLRSDPADPMALAGTAGAGLVLGGLHYWYLPALVVCLVVARLVRRHPVAAVVVSGVVAFGLRSLITPQLAVLGLPVLAANLDRWMAFGFWFLLGCFARTFVLGFARLHGAAGIVALAAFVAVTWWQLGVGVTMLGTTLASLTGVAALVLLSSAASRWAPVARAGRYLAARTLPIYLVHAFAFELLAVLADVVDAQTGWRLPLEYGAVTLIVVPLVVACAVGLSTALFALSGRAGFRWIFEPPAGLRDRVLRPAAAGPGEATADIEATAGRRRRAN; this is encoded by the coding sequence GTGACGCACACCGACCGCATCGCTTGGCTCGACGTCGCCAAGGCGACCGCGATCGTGCTGATCGTGCTGTTCCACACGACCGACTGGTTCCTGCGCGACGTGGCGCCGGGGCTGAACATCGCCGGTCTCGCTCCGTGGGCGGTCCTCAGCACCGCGCTCATCCCGGTGCGTATCCCGCTGTTCTTCCTCGTGTCCGGTGTGCTCGCCGCGCGGGCCGTCGAACGCCCCTGGCGGAGGCTGGCGGGCACCCGGTTCCTCGACCTGCTGTGGCCGTTCGCGATCTGGACGGCGCTCGTCGCGCCGGTCTGGATGCTCCGCTCCGACCCCGCCGACCCGATGGCGCTCGCCGGCACGGCCGGTGCGGGGCTCGTGCTGGGCGGCCTGCACTACTGGTATCTGCCGGCGCTGGTGGTGTGCCTCGTCGTCGCGCGACTCGTGCGCCGCCATCCGGTGGCGGCGGTCGTGGTCTCGGGCGTCGTCGCGTTCGGGTTGCGGTCGCTCATCACGCCGCAGCTCGCGGTGCTCGGTCTGCCGGTGCTCGCGGCCAACCTGGATCGCTGGATGGCGTTCGGCTTCTGGTTCCTGCTCGGATGCTTCGCCCGCACGTTCGTGCTCGGTTTCGCACGCCTGCACGGCGCTGCGGGCATCGTCGCACTCGCCGCGTTCGTCGCCGTGACCTGGTGGCAGCTCGGCGTCGGGGTCACGATGCTCGGCACGACGCTCGCCTCGCTCACGGGCGTCGCCGCGCTCGTGCTGCTGAGCTCCGCGGCATCCCGGTGGGCCCCGGTGGCGCGCGCCGGGCGATACCTCGCGGCGCGTACCCTGCCGATCTACCTCGTGCACGCGTTCGCCTTCGAACTGCTCGCGGTGCTGGCCGACGTGGTCGACGCCCAGACGGGCTGGCGACTGCCGCTCGAGTACGGCGCCGTGACGCTCATCGTCGTGCCGCTCGTCGTCGCCTGCGCGGTCGGACTCTCGACCGCCCTGTTCGCGCTGTCGGGCCGCGCCGGGTTCCGGTGGATCTTCGAACCGCCCGCCGGACTCCGGGACCGCGTGCTGCGGCCCGCAGCGGCGGGGCCCGGTGAGGCGACCGCCGACATCGAGGCCACGGCCGGCAGGCGTCGGCGCGCGAACTAG
- a CDS encoding acyltransferase family protein, with translation MTQAASIAHAPRLDAITGLRWWAAFAVFGYHFMVFAPLPNAAASVLQFGHFGVTFFFVLSGFVLTWSMRDGTAKRTFYWRRFARIYPLHLITLLAAIPVFYRFDPDPADWWIKPFSVGVLALSFLLLQGWSRDPAILFSGNPAAWTLTAEMFFYALHPFIAALVRRCSKRAALWVAVGVVSFAAATRLAIEFAPGGWLAGLPWPVLRLNEFVLGMALAWAFRQGWRPRLHPLIPVAGLAAYFALIGPGDHVPAVEPVGLIVEPYASEVVTVLCAALIVATASRELRGLARWTRTRPIVALGEWSFAFYLVHATIIYGALELVGPQPAGWANLGWAAVLLAIAIGVSGALHVWFERPVEQRLRRWQQARFDARRAARAARRKGDSGAPHQRDAQDASQPGAVADASQPGVTEGASPSTPQRTRRG, from the coding sequence GTGACCCAGGCCGCCTCCATCGCCCACGCGCCGCGCCTCGACGCGATCACCGGGCTGCGCTGGTGGGCGGCGTTCGCGGTCTTCGGGTACCACTTCATGGTCTTCGCACCGCTGCCCAACGCGGCGGCGTCAGTACTGCAGTTCGGGCACTTCGGCGTGACCTTCTTCTTCGTGCTGTCGGGGTTCGTGCTCACCTGGTCGATGCGCGACGGCACGGCGAAGCGCACGTTCTACTGGCGGCGCTTCGCACGCATCTACCCGCTGCACCTGATCACCCTGCTCGCGGCGATCCCCGTGTTCTACCGGTTCGACCCCGACCCCGCCGACTGGTGGATCAAGCCGTTCTCGGTGGGCGTGCTCGCGCTGTCGTTCCTGCTCCTGCAGGGCTGGTCGCGCGACCCGGCGATCCTGTTCTCGGGCAACCCCGCGGCGTGGACCCTCACCGCGGAGATGTTCTTCTATGCGCTGCATCCGTTCATCGCTGCGCTGGTGCGCCGCTGCTCCAAGCGCGCCGCGCTGTGGGTCGCGGTCGGCGTCGTGTCTTTCGCCGCGGCGACGCGGCTCGCCATCGAGTTCGCGCCGGGCGGGTGGCTCGCCGGGCTGCCGTGGCCCGTGCTGCGCCTGAACGAGTTCGTGCTCGGGATGGCGCTGGCGTGGGCGTTCCGTCAGGGCTGGCGGCCCCGCCTGCACCCGCTGATCCCGGTCGCCGGCCTCGCGGCGTACTTCGCCCTCATCGGCCCGGGCGACCATGTGCCCGCCGTCGAGCCGGTCGGGCTGATCGTCGAGCCGTACGCGAGCGAGGTGGTGACGGTGCTCTGCGCCGCGCTCATCGTCGCCACGGCGTCACGCGAGCTGCGAGGTCTCGCCCGATGGACGCGCACCCGACCGATCGTGGCGCTCGGCGAGTGGTCGTTCGCGTTCTACCTCGTGCACGCCACGATCATCTACGGCGCGCTCGAACTCGTCGGTCCGCAGCCCGCGGGGTGGGCGAACCTGGGCTGGGCGGCAGTGCTGCTCGCGATCGCCATCGGCGTCTCCGGCGCGCTGCACGTCTGGTTCGAACGTCCCGTCGAACAGCGCCTGCGCCGGTGGCAGCAGGCGCGGTTCGACGCACGCCGCGCAGCGCGCGCCGCGCGCCGGAAGGGCGACTCGGGTGCGCCGCACCAGCGCGACGCGCAGGACGCCTCGCAGCCCGGTGCCGTCGCGGATGCCTCGCAGCCCGGCGTCACCGAGGGTGCCTCGCCGTCGACGCCGCAGCGGACGCGGCGGGGCTGA
- the wecB gene encoding non-hydrolyzing UDP-N-acetylglucosamine 2-epimerase has protein sequence MKLLSVVGARPQFVKLAAVAHAAAQARVEHVIVHTGQHYDPMLSDVFFTELGIPAPDVHLGVGSGTHGVQTGAMLGALDAVLDEHRPDWVLVYGDTNSTLAAALSAVKLHLPIAHLEAGLRSFNRRMPEEHNRVLTDHAADLLLAPTRVAVDHLAGEGLASRTVLVGDVMTDVLRVVRESTSGRGSSLVDELGLEPGEFLVATIHRAENTDDPVRLQAVVDGLAACGRPVVLLAHPRVVAKAAEHSIRLDRGGLVVHPPLAYGDLLAAALASGGVVTDSGGLQKEAFLLRVPCTTVRTETEWVETIELGWNVLVPDPADLPAVVSRPAPQPTDATPYGDGHAAERVIAELVARS, from the coding sequence GTGAAACTCCTGAGCGTCGTCGGTGCCCGCCCCCAGTTCGTGAAGCTCGCGGCCGTCGCACATGCCGCCGCGCAGGCGCGTGTCGAGCACGTCATCGTGCACACCGGGCAGCACTACGACCCGATGCTCTCGGACGTCTTCTTCACCGAGCTCGGCATCCCGGCCCCCGACGTGCACCTGGGGGTCGGCTCCGGCACGCACGGCGTGCAGACCGGCGCGATGCTCGGCGCGCTCGACGCGGTGCTCGACGAGCACCGGCCCGACTGGGTGCTGGTCTACGGCGACACGAACTCGACGCTCGCGGCCGCGCTCTCGGCGGTGAAGCTGCACCTGCCGATCGCCCATCTCGAGGCGGGGCTGCGCTCGTTCAACCGCCGCATGCCCGAAGAGCACAACCGGGTGCTCACCGACCACGCGGCCGACCTGCTGCTCGCGCCGACCCGGGTCGCGGTCGACCACCTGGCCGGCGAGGGCCTCGCATCGCGCACGGTGCTCGTCGGGGACGTCATGACCGATGTGCTGCGGGTCGTGCGCGAGTCGACGTCGGGCCGAGGGTCGTCGCTCGTCGACGAGCTCGGGCTCGAGCCCGGGGAGTTCCTCGTCGCCACCATCCACCGCGCCGAGAACACCGACGACCCCGTGCGCCTGCAGGCAGTGGTCGACGGGCTCGCCGCATGCGGACGCCCCGTCGTGCTGCTCGCGCATCCGCGCGTGGTCGCGAAGGCGGCCGAGCACAGCATCCGACTCGACCGCGGCGGGCTCGTCGTGCACCCGCCGCTCGCCTACGGCGATCTGCTGGCTGCGGCCCTGGCGAGCGGCGGTGTCGTAACCGACTCGGGCGGGCTCCAGAAGGAGGCGTTCCTGCTTCGGGTGCCGTGCACCACGGTGCGCACCGAGACCGAGTGGGTCGAGACGATCGAACTGGGATGGAATGTGCTCGTCCCCGACCCGGCCGACCTGCCCGCGGTCGTCTCGCGACCCGCGCCGCAGCCGACGGACGCCACACCCTACGGCGACGGGCACGCCGCCGAGCGGGTCATCGCCGAGCTCGTCGCCCGGAGCTGA
- a CDS encoding glycosyltransferase family A protein, whose protein sequence is MSPDAPRVDVVVAVHSPERPIERAVASALANRAPLRVTVVAHNTDPAAIATRLGARADDPRVRMLALDDGIPSPAGPFNLGLAEATAEFTSVLGSDDAFEPRAVDAWLAVADRDRASAVVARLRHVGGRAAPTPPTRPFRRRLDPVRDRLAYRSAPLGLVSRAAFGELRFAEHLPSGEDIPYVAAVWYSGERISYDRRGPGYLVHADAAERVTHAPMGIAAEFGYLPHVLGSEVLARSEASARSALAIKLLRVNLFGAVRNRPEPARWTDAERRALADAAATIISAGGGIERVLSRRERDLLDAALDPARPTEALLAADRRRRARLAPGSLVPRSLGSLAHREAPIRFSAASALALLR, encoded by the coding sequence GTGAGCCCCGATGCGCCCCGGGTCGACGTGGTGGTGGCGGTCCACTCGCCCGAACGCCCCATCGAGCGTGCGGTCGCCTCCGCCCTCGCCAACCGTGCGCCGCTGCGCGTGACGGTGGTCGCCCACAACACCGATCCCGCGGCGATCGCGACTCGGCTCGGTGCGCGGGCCGACGACCCGAGGGTGCGGATGCTGGCGCTCGACGACGGTATCCCCAGCCCGGCGGGTCCGTTCAACCTCGGACTCGCCGAGGCGACGGCCGAGTTCACCTCGGTGCTCGGATCCGACGACGCGTTCGAGCCCCGAGCCGTCGACGCATGGCTGGCGGTCGCCGATCGCGATCGGGCGAGTGCCGTCGTCGCCCGCCTCCGGCACGTGGGCGGCCGCGCGGCACCGACTCCCCCGACCCGCCCGTTCCGACGGCGGCTCGATCCCGTCCGCGATCGACTCGCCTACCGCAGCGCACCGCTCGGCCTCGTCTCTCGGGCCGCTTTCGGCGAGCTCCGATTCGCCGAGCACCTGCCCAGCGGCGAGGACATCCCCTACGTCGCGGCCGTCTGGTACTCGGGCGAGCGCATCTCGTACGATCGCCGCGGGCCGGGCTACCTCGTGCACGCCGACGCGGCCGAGCGCGTCACGCACGCACCCATGGGCATCGCCGCCGAGTTCGGGTACCTGCCCCACGTACTCGGATCCGAGGTGCTCGCGCGCTCCGAGGCATCCGCTCGATCGGCGCTCGCGATCAAGCTGCTGCGCGTGAACCTGTTCGGCGCCGTGCGCAATCGGCCCGAACCCGCGCGGTGGACCGACGCCGAGCGTCGCGCCCTCGCCGACGCCGCGGCGACCATCATCTCGGCGGGCGGCGGCATCGAACGCGTGCTGTCGCGCCGCGAGCGCGACCTGCTGGATGCCGCGCTCGACCCCGCGAGGCCGACCGAGGCGCTCCTCGCCGCCGACCGACGGCGCCGAGCCCGGCTCGCGCCGGGCTCGCTGGTGCCGAGGTCGCTCGGCTCGCTGGCCCACCGAGAGGCGCCGATCAGGTTCTCGGCCGCGTCCGCGCTCGCGCTGCTGCGCTGA
- a CDS encoding glycosyltransferase family 4 protein, producing MSRPTTLDLWRRLPSWIRDPLAVAIARLRGERVPLPPEPDDRPVRLMIAPANYAGQGYRWARAVEQNPRVSAMNMVYDSINPFGYPVDYPVPGRIAGHSRTWQRAQLRALGERFTHMLIEAEMQPLGSLLGGDVLEQARAIQALGVRVAMLCHGSDIRLPSRHAAADPWSPFHNDEWVPVERLEQVVLGNLAVLEALDVPVFVSTPGLMLDVPDAHLLPVVIDVETWQRDEPVLERARPRVVHVPSNPLVKGTAEITPVLQELHDAGVIEYATISGVEHARMPELFGAADIVLDQFRLGDYGVAACEAMAAGRLVVSHVSDRTRADVEAETGQVLPIVEAGIASLREVLLEIVADPDRFRAIARSGPAFVREVHDGRMSRRVLEERFLFA from the coding sequence ATGAGCCGCCCGACGACACTCGACCTCTGGCGGCGTCTGCCGTCGTGGATCCGCGATCCGCTCGCGGTCGCCATCGCCCGCCTGCGGGGCGAGCGCGTTCCGCTGCCGCCCGAGCCGGACGACCGCCCGGTGCGGCTCATGATCGCGCCGGCGAACTATGCCGGCCAGGGCTATCGATGGGCGCGGGCGGTCGAGCAGAACCCGCGGGTGTCGGCCATGAACATGGTCTACGACTCGATCAACCCGTTCGGGTACCCGGTCGACTACCCGGTGCCCGGTCGCATCGCCGGCCACTCGCGCACCTGGCAGCGGGCGCAGCTGCGGGCGCTCGGCGAGCGGTTCACGCACATGCTCATCGAGGCCGAGATGCAACCGCTCGGCAGCCTCCTCGGCGGCGACGTGCTCGAGCAGGCACGCGCGATCCAGGCGCTCGGCGTGCGGGTCGCGATGCTCTGCCACGGCTCCGACATCCGGTTGCCGTCGCGGCACGCGGCCGCCGACCCGTGGTCGCCGTTCCACAATGACGAATGGGTGCCGGTCGAGCGCCTCGAGCAGGTGGTGCTCGGCAACCTCGCGGTGCTCGAAGCGCTGGATGTGCCGGTGTTCGTGTCGACGCCGGGTCTCATGCTCGACGTGCCGGATGCACACCTGCTGCCCGTCGTCATCGACGTCGAGACCTGGCAGCGTGACGAGCCGGTGCTCGAGCGCGCCCGCCCGCGCGTCGTGCACGTGCCGTCCAACCCGCTCGTGAAGGGCACCGCCGAGATCACGCCCGTGCTGCAGGAGTTGCACGACGCCGGCGTGATCGAGTACGCGACGATCAGCGGCGTCGAGCACGCGCGGATGCCCGAGCTGTTCGGCGCGGCCGACATCGTGCTCGATCAGTTCCGCCTCGGCGACTACGGCGTCGCGGCGTGCGAGGCGATGGCGGCCGGCAGGCTGGTCGTGTCGCACGTGAGCGACCGCACGCGCGCCGACGTCGAGGCTGAGACGGGGCAGGTGCTGCCGATCGTCGAGGCCGGCATCGCCTCGCTGCGCGAGGTGCTGCTCGAAATCGTCGCCGACCCCGATCGCTTCCGCGCGATCGCGAGGTCGGGTCCCGCGTTCGTTCGCGAGGTGCACGACGGGCGGATGTCGCGACGGGTGCTCGAGGAGCGCTTCCTGTTCGCGTGA